The genomic interval CTCGATCGACCGGGAAGAATTTATCAGCCTCGGGGGCCAATTCGATGAGCTTTGAAGTATTGGATCCGGGCATGCTGACGCAGGTTCAGGATATGGGCCGGCTTGGTTACCAGCACATTGGTGTCACCACTGGTGGTCCCATGGATGAGCACGCCTTTCTGTGGGCCAACCGCCTGCTTAACAATCCCCTGAACGCGCCACAGCTGGAAATCACTTTCGGCCGTCTGAGCCTGCTGGCCCACAGCGATACCAGCATTGCCCTGACCGGGGCGGACCTGGGGGCACGCCTGAACGAACGCCCGATTGCCCCCTGGCAAACCTACGAAATCAAACAGGGCGACCGGCTCAGCTTCAGTATGCCGGTGGTGGGTTTACGAGCCTACCTGGCGGTGAGCGGTGGATTGGACGTGCCGGCCAGACTGGGTAGCGCGGCTACCGTCAGCCGGGAACAGCTTGGCGGCCTGGATGGCACCGGCGCCAAACTAGCCAAGGGTGACCGTATACCGCTGGCGCCGCCATCGGCTGTTGCCAAGGCGAGCGTGCCCTACAGTGAAATTCCGGATTACCGGAAACCTTTACGAGTAGGCGTGATTCCCGGCTACCAGTACCGACATTTTCCACGCTCGGCCCGGGCCCGCTTTTTCACTTCGGAATATCAGGTCAGTCAGAATATCGACCGCATGGGGTATCGATTGTCGGGGGAAGCCATCCACGGCGACCTGGACGGCATTATCTCGGAAGGTATTGCCTATGGCTCTATCCAGATTCCCACCGATGGCCAGCCCATCGTCCTGATGAAGGATCGACAGACCATTGGCGGATATCCGAAGATCGGATCATTGAGCGCCCTGGGAGCAGGCCAACTGGCCCAGCGGGCACCCGGTGCGTCCGTGAGCTTCTACCTCACCGATGTGGCAGAGGCGGAAGCCCGACGCATGATCTTCAATCACCGGTTACGGCAGGGAGCACCCGGCACCACCGGCTGATAAGCCCGCGGTGCCGGATCGGGCGTCACTCAGACGCCGCGATCAGGCTTGCGTTACCACCGGCTGCAGTAGTATCCACACACAGGTGGCGCTCGATCACGAAACGCTGGTCCAGCCTGTGCTCGGTGATCAGCGGCAGCAGTGCGCCTTCGCGCTTGGCCAGGGCCAGGCGATAATCACGCAGCAACTCCTGCTGGGCACAGCTGACCACGGCCTCAAAGCCATTGGCAGTTGCCAGCGCTTCTGGCTCCAGCTGGCCGTCGATACCCACGATCGGCAGACCGGCCTTGGCCGCCTCGTTGACCTTGACTTCAACGCCTGGCGCAACCACGACCACCTTGTTGCCCTGAGACAGCGCCACACCGGCCTGCTCCAGCGCAGTTGCCTGATCCGGCCCGAGACACAGCACCACGCCACGGGCATGGTTGGTCAGGCGATTCAGCTCGCCGGTTGGCCCCGGCATTTCCTCAGCGTGGGCGTCCAGTGGCGCCGGAAGGTCACCGAAGATCGGCTTGAGCAGGGCCATGCGGTCATCTGGCTTCTGGGTTTTCAGTGAATCCAGCTTGCCGATCAGGCTCTGCAGCTTCTTGGCATCCACCGACTTACCACCGGATTGCGCCGGCACTTCGACGGTATTGCCTTTGATGAAGCGACGCACGTACTGCGGACCACCGGCCTTCGGACCAGTGCCCGACAACCCTTCACCGCCAAACGGCTGGGAGCCAACAATGGCGCCAATCTGATTCCGGTTCACGTAGGTGTTACCCACCTTGATACGGCTGGCAATCCGATCCACCCGGCGATCAACCCGGCTGTGGATACCGAAGGTCAGGCCGTAGCCTTTGGCGTTAACACTATCCACCACCTTGTCGATGTCCTTGGCTTCAAACGTCGCCACATGCAGCACCGGGCCGAAGATTTCCTCTTCCATTTCCTCGATACCAGATACCTTCAGTACCGCCGGAGACACGAACAGACCGTTATCCGGCACTGGCAGTTTCTTCAAGAGCTTGCCGTTGCGCTCGAAGTTGTCGCAATGATCGACAATCTTCTTGCGGGCGGTTTCATCGATGACCGGACCGACATCGGTGGACAACAACCAGGGGTTGCCAATGCCCAGTTCTTCCATGGCTCCGTAGAGCATTTCCAACAGGTGATCGGCGATGTCCTTCTGCACATACAGCATGCGCAAGGCGGAACAACGCTGACCGGCGCTCTGGAACGACGACGCCAGCACATCCCGGACAACCTGCTCCGGCAATGCCGTGGAATCCACGATCATGGCGTTCATGCCGCCTGTTTCCGCCACCAGCGGAGCGTCCGGCGCCATGTTCTCGGTCATCACCTTGT from Marinobacter sp. LA51 carries:
- a CDS encoding biotin-dependent carboxyltransferase family protein, with the protein product MSFEVLDPGMLTQVQDMGRLGYQHIGVTTGGPMDEHAFLWANRLLNNPLNAPQLEITFGRLSLLAHSDTSIALTGADLGARLNERPIAPWQTYEIKQGDRLSFSMPVVGLRAYLAVSGGLDVPARLGSAATVSREQLGGLDGTGAKLAKGDRIPLAPPSAVAKASVPYSEIPDYRKPLRVGVIPGYQYRHFPRSARARFFTSEYQVSQNIDRMGYRLSGEAIHGDLDGIISEGIAYGSIQIPTDGQPIVLMKDRQTIGGYPKIGSLSALGAGQLAQRAPGASVSFYLTDVAEAEARRMIFNHRLRQGAPGTTG